The Clostridia bacterium genome includes a region encoding these proteins:
- a CDS encoding MerR family transcriptional regulator → MEIMKDRYTITELSERLQITDHALRYYEKEFNLKIPKDDRGRRFYTTEMANLMYQIKKMRDDGLEIKAIKKILEAENIINEPPPVVLDDGSMTLMTVEQCNPTSDFKQFFEEFKEQLANKFTVEVSTTREIITKEINKTKLELGACVENSVRKLENKMEKHFAEVDRSLSNWREKSKKSIFKKLINKIGIKK, encoded by the coding sequence GTGGAAATAATGAAAGACCGCTACACTATAACAGAACTCAGTGAGCGACTGCAAATAACAGATCACGCTTTGAGGTATTATGAAAAGGAATTTAATCTCAAAATTCCTAAAGATGACAGAGGAAGGCGGTTCTATACTACCGAAATGGCCAACCTTATGTATCAGATTAAGAAAATGAGGGACGACGGGCTGGAAATAAAAGCTATCAAGAAAATTCTTGAAGCAGAAAATATTATCAATGAACCTCCACCAGTGGTTCTTGATGACGGTTCAATGACATTAATGACAGTCGAACAATGTAATCCAACATCTGACTTCAAGCAATTCTTTGAGGAATTCAAAGAACAGCTAGCAAATAAATTTACTGTCGAAGTCAGCACGACCAGGGAGATCATAACGAAGGAAATCAACAAAACCAAGCTGGAATTAGGTGCATGTGTAGAAAACAGCGTAAGGAAGCTGGAAAACAAAATGGAAAAACATTTTGCTGAAGTAGACCGTTCTTTAAGTAACTGGAGAGAAAAAAGCAAAAAGAGTATCTTTAAGAAATTAATTAATAAAATAGGCATAAAAAAATGA
- the spo0A gene encoding sporulation transcription factor Spo0A: MLAKKIQVVIADDNREFGDILCEYLNNQNDIEVVGVARDGLEAFDLITTKMPDIAVLDIIMPHLDGLGVLEKVNSTPMAKRPLFIILSAVGQDKITQRALALGAEYYVVKPFDMDILVSRIRQLKDINQAVVIRPEHIHDTRSAHHVSPTRNLEVEVTSIMHEIGVPAHIKGYQYLRDAIMMVVKDLDIINSITKQLYPSIAKEYNTTPSRVERAIRHAIEVAWSRGQVDTIDALFGYTVSIGKGKPTNSEFIAMVADKLRLELKVS; encoded by the coding sequence TTGTTAGCAAAGAAAATACAGGTAGTCATTGCAGATGACAACAGGGAATTTGGAGATATTCTATGTGAATATCTGAATAACCAGAACGATATCGAGGTAGTTGGTGTGGCAAGGGATGGTTTGGAAGCTTTTGACCTAATAACCACAAAAATGCCGGATATAGCTGTCTTAGATATAATTATGCCACATCTTGACGGCTTAGGAGTTCTGGAAAAAGTCAATTCAACTCCCATGGCAAAGAGACCTCTTTTTATAATCCTTTCTGCGGTAGGACAGGATAAGATAACCCAGAGAGCTTTAGCTTTAGGCGCTGAATATTATGTAGTAAAACCTTTTGATATGGATATCCTCGTATCAAGAATCAGACAACTGAAAGATATAAATCAGGCTGTAGTTATCAGGCCTGAACACATACATGATACCAGATCAGCCCATCATGTGTCTCCCACCAGGAATCTTGAAGTAGAAGTTACCAGCATAATGCATGAGATAGGAGTACCTGCTCATATTAAGGGATATCAATATCTTAGGGATGCTATTATGATGGTTGTAAAAGATTTGGACATAATAAATTCTATAACAAAGCAGTTGTATCCTTCCATAGCCAAGGAGTACAATACAACACCAAGTAGAGTTGAAAGAGCTATAAGACATGCTATAGAAGTTGCATGGAGTAGAGGACAGGTAGATACGATAGATGCTCTTTTTGGATATACAGTCAGCATAGGGAAGGGAAAACCTACTAATTCCGAATTTATAGCGATGGTAGCCGATAAATTAAGGCTTGAATTAAAAGTAAGCTGA
- the recN gene encoding DNA repair protein RecN, protein MLVQLDIHNIALIDNINIELGKGLNVLTGETGAGKSIIIDSINAILGGRVSKELIRSGKEKATVEAVFHISYERLGDLYENYGIEPEEDGVLIISREFSISGKNICRVNGKMATVSMLREFGERIIDIHGQHDNQSLLRTESHIELLDSFGGEKIFSLKQDYLKVLTQFRNIRSKLKELTGNTGERERKIDLLKFQIDEIKKAKLKTGEDEELNRQRILLSNSERIVSALSSVYDLLFGGSSSKNAASDSIGEAVAELGGISKLDEKYDALSVKLEDISYQLEDIIEEVRKERDNVEYNPELLEQIDERIDLIYKLKRKYGAKIEDIIEYYKKISIELDEIVRSEELIAELHKQLRMTSDSLFDIAGRLHEERKRSACIIEEKISNELNDLEMKRAQFKVSIDFDSTCDEDGCRRFQGNGLDKVEFLISPNAGEPLKPLAKIASGGEMSRIMLGIKTILANVDKMPTLIFDEIDIGISGRAAQKVGEKLSMISGNHQVVCVTHLAQIACMADENYLIEKVSEEESTKTLVTRIEDNALKKEIARILGGASISDITLKHAEEMLENAQKFKQI, encoded by the coding sequence ATGTTAGTTCAGTTGGATATACATAATATTGCTTTGATAGATAATATAAATATTGAACTGGGAAAGGGCTTAAATGTACTTACAGGTGAAACCGGAGCCGGCAAATCCATTATTATCGATTCAATAAATGCGATTCTTGGGGGCAGGGTTTCTAAGGAACTGATCCGCAGCGGTAAGGAAAAGGCAACTGTAGAGGCGGTATTCCATATCAGTTATGAGAGGTTGGGCGACCTTTATGAGAATTACGGAATTGAGCCTGAAGAAGATGGGGTATTGATCATATCGAGAGAGTTCAGTATTTCCGGTAAGAATATCTGCAGAGTAAACGGTAAGATGGCTACTGTTTCAATGCTGAGAGAATTTGGCGAAAGAATAATCGATATTCACGGACAGCATGATAATCAATCCCTGTTGAGGACAGAGAGTCATATAGAACTTCTGGACTCTTTTGGAGGAGAAAAGATATTTTCTTTAAAACAGGATTATCTTAAAGTGTTAACTCAGTTTAGGAATATACGAAGTAAGCTTAAAGAACTTACTGGAAATACAGGTGAGCGTGAAAGAAAGATTGATCTTCTGAAATTCCAGATAGATGAGATAAAGAAAGCAAAGCTGAAAACAGGCGAGGATGAGGAATTGAACAGGCAGCGTATTTTGCTTTCAAACTCTGAAAGGATAGTAAGTGCCCTGTCTTCGGTCTATGATCTGCTATTCGGGGGAAGCAGCTCAAAAAATGCTGCATCGGATTCTATAGGTGAGGCTGTCGCGGAATTGGGAGGTATATCTAAACTGGATGAGAAGTATGATGCCCTGTCTGTAAAGCTGGAAGATATATCCTACCAGCTTGAGGATATAATAGAGGAAGTAAGAAAAGAACGCGATAATGTTGAGTATAACCCTGAACTTTTGGAACAGATAGACGAAAGAATTGATCTTATTTATAAACTAAAAAGAAAATATGGAGCAAAAATAGAAGATATTATAGAATATTATAAAAAGATAAGCATTGAGCTGGATGAAATTGTACGGAGCGAGGAATTGATTGCTGAACTCCACAAACAGCTGAGAATGACTTCTGACAGCTTGTTCGACATAGCAGGCAGACTGCATGAGGAGAGGAAAAGGTCTGCATGCATTATAGAGGAAAAAATAAGTAATGAGCTAAATGATCTGGAGATGAAAAGAGCCCAGTTTAAAGTCAGTATAGATTTTGACAGTACCTGTGATGAGGACGGATGCAGAAGATTTCAGGGTAATGGATTGGATAAAGTGGAATTCCTGATTTCACCTAATGCAGGTGAACCTCTGAAACCCCTTGCAAAAATCGCATCAGGCGGCGAAATGTCCCGTATAATGCTGGGTATTAAAACTATACTTGCAAATGTAGACAAAATGCCTACATTGATATTTGATGAAATAGATATCGGTATAAGTGGAAGAGCTGCCCAGAAAGTAGGAGAAAAACTTTCTATGATTTCCGGTAACCATCAGGTTGTCTGCGTTACCCACTTGGCTCAGATTGCCTGTATGGCAGATGAAAACTACCTCATAGAGAAAGTTTCTGAGGAAGAGAGTACAAAGACTCTGGTAACCAGGATAGAAGACAATGCCCTGAAAAAGGAGATAGCTCGAATCCTGGGAGGAGCGAGTATTTCAGATATCACATTGAAGCATGCTGAAGAAATGCTTGAAAACGCTCAAAAGTTTAAACAAATCTAA
- a CDS encoding TlyA family RNA methyltransferase, with protein sequence MEKERLDIILVKRGFFSSREKARSAIMAGIVSVNKIREDKPGTKYAEDCDIDIKENVNPYVSRGGLKLDKAIKEFNIDLTGKVSIDIGASTGGFTDCMLKNGAVRVFAIDVGYGQLAWELRNDERVVCMERTNIRYVKPDQLGQLADFASVDVSFISLKKVIPPARELLKENGEFLCLIKPQFEAGREKVGKHGVVREAVTHLEVIKGITDFVVEHGFKILGLTYSPIKGPEGNIEYLVYMSKSEQAVQVNDMDSLMSGVVEAAHSSL encoded by the coding sequence TTGGAAAAGGAAAGACTAGATATAATACTTGTAAAAAGAGGATTTTTTTCAAGCAGAGAAAAGGCCAGGAGTGCTATTATGGCTGGTATTGTATCAGTTAACAAGATACGGGAGGACAAACCCGGAACAAAGTATGCTGAAGATTGTGATATAGATATAAAAGAAAACGTCAATCCGTATGTAAGCAGGGGTGGATTGAAGCTTGATAAGGCCATAAAGGAATTCAATATAGATTTGACGGGAAAAGTTTCAATAGATATTGGTGCATCAACAGGTGGATTTACGGACTGTATGCTTAAAAACGGGGCTGTGAGGGTTTTTGCAATAGATGTTGGGTATGGGCAGCTTGCATGGGAATTGCGCAATGATGAGCGTGTAGTATGCATGGAGAGGACAAACATAAGATATGTGAAGCCCGATCAATTGGGACAATTGGCTGATTTTGCTTCAGTTGACGTATCCTTTATTTCTCTAAAGAAAGTTATTCCACCTGCAAGAGAGCTTTTGAAAGAAAACGGAGAGTTTTTATGTCTGATAAAACCTCAGTTTGAGGCCGGCAGAGAAAAGGTGGGAAAACATGGTGTTGTAAGAGAGGCTGTAACACATCTGGAAGTAATAAAAGGCATAACAGATTTTGTTGTGGAGCACGGCTTTAAAATACTGGGATTGACATATTCACCAATAAAAGGGCCAGAGGGAAACATTGAATATCTTGTTTACATGTCGAAATCGGAGCAGGCAGTACAGGTTAATGATATGGATAGTTTGATGTCCGGAGTTGTAGAAGCTGCACATTCCAGTTTGTGA
- a CDS encoding arginine repressor, whose amino-acid sequence MKYSRHTKILEIIEKNVIETQEELAEKLKDIGMDVTQATVSRDIKELRLIKVMTEDGRYKYAPLSKTENIITNRLMTIFSECYVSSDYANNIVIIKTLPGMASAAAAAIDSLKQPEIVGTIAGDDTIMIVCRAEKIAEELVNKFSKMVR is encoded by the coding sequence ATGAAGTATAGTAGACATACAAAAATTTTGGAGATCATTGAAAAGAATGTGATCGAAACTCAGGAAGAACTTGCGGAGAAGCTTAAGGATATTGGGATGGATGTCACACAAGCTACAGTTTCCAGGGATATCAAGGAGCTTCGCCTGATTAAAGTGATGACTGAGGATGGAAGATACAAGTATGCTCCTTTATCAAAAACAGAAAATATTATCACAAATAGGCTGATGACAATTTTTTCTGAATGCTATGTGTCCAGTGACTATGCAAACAATATAGTAATAATCAAGACCCTTCCGGGTATGGCATCAGCTGCAGCAGCAGCAATTGATTCATTGAAACAACCGGAAATAGTAGGTACTATTGCAGGTGATGACACTATTATGATAGTGTGCAGAGCAGAGAAAATTGCAGAAGAGCTTGTGAATAAATTCAGTAAAATGGTTAGGTAA
- a CDS encoding RluA family pseudouridine synthase gives MILKYIVNQDSSGKNIKYILKNKLNLSERLVKKLKYSRKILCNNIPVYVNAIVNNGDIVEAHVDFTEEVSDIIPENIQISIIYEDDYLIALNKQPNIVVHPTFSHPSGTIANAIMHYLNSKNIFRKIRPVSRLDRDTSGVIIFAKNEFIQEAMIRQMTSKEFHKEYIGIVYGTVNQSQGTIDLPIDRKPGSIMLRHISPTGDRAVTHYRVVEYLKEATFLKFLLETGRTHQIRVHCQAIGHPLIGDTLYPLDNEQHCIANPQFKSDSYIGRQALHSQRVRFIHPFLKTEIILEAPIPDDIQRLLEILRK, from the coding sequence TTGATATTGAAATATATAGTAAATCAGGATTCGTCAGGGAAAAATATTAAATACATTTTGAAAAACAAGCTGAATTTGTCCGAAAGACTGGTAAAAAAATTGAAATACAGCAGAAAAATTCTGTGTAATAATATCCCTGTTTATGTAAACGCAATAGTCAATAACGGAGATATTGTGGAAGCACACGTAGACTTTACGGAAGAAGTCAGTGATATAATCCCTGAAAATATACAAATCAGCATTATTTACGAGGATGATTATCTTATTGCACTAAATAAGCAGCCAAATATAGTAGTTCATCCAACTTTCAGTCATCCCTCGGGTACCATAGCAAACGCAATAATGCATTACCTGAATTCTAAGAATATTTTTAGGAAAATCCGTCCTGTAAGCCGTCTTGACAGAGATACTTCAGGCGTAATAATTTTTGCCAAAAATGAGTTCATACAGGAAGCAATGATCCGTCAAATGACCAGCAAAGAGTTTCATAAGGAATATATAGGTATAGTATACGGAACTGTAAACCAGAGTCAGGGCACAATAGATTTACCGATCGACAGAAAACCTGGAAGTATTATGTTGAGACATATCTCTCCTACAGGTGATCGCGCGGTCACCCATTACAGAGTTGTAGAGTATCTTAAAGAAGCAACATTCTTAAAATTCTTACTTGAGACGGGAAGAACACATCAGATCAGAGTACATTGTCAGGCCATAGGACACCCTTTGATAGGCGATACTCTTTACCCTCTTGATAATGAACAGCACTGCATCGCAAATCCTCAATTCAAGTCTGATTCCTACATTGGCCGTCAGGCTCTTCATTCGCAAAGAGTAAGGTTTATTCACCCATTCCTTAAAACTGAAATAATACTAGAAGCACCAATACCTGATGATATTCAAAGGTTATTGGAAATATTAAGAAAATAA
- the spoIVB gene encoding SpoIVB peptidase — MNLKDIADRFNSKKFFKRKLVVFLIVCFLVMFVSYLRTVFVVPGEVTLLEGEEYVYDFKSPFLVSVKADKLGVVKLNNGEVGKSGSYFRLSNPLMLKPQKNGTVSLSMRVFGLIPLRTIKVDVVPNKRIVACGNTVGVKLKINGILVIGISDVETEDGKRVLPVRQSGIKTGDLITAVNDANVTCIDDLVREIDKSQGNKVKVKFRRGDIYEDVLITPVKSVDDKKYHIGLWVRESTAGIGTLTFYDPETNSFGALGHGITDIDTGTLMPIRSGEILESRILAVRKGKSGNPGELRGVFIEDKNTLGVINDNSEYGIYGKFNEESLDRISRRLYPIGIRSQIREGPAMIFSNISGKKVDEYSIEILKVSRQNSEGSKGMIIKVTDKRLIDATGGIVQGMSGSPIIQDGKIVGAVTHVLVNDPTRGYGIFIERMIKNIQIQQSGEIKRVS, encoded by the coding sequence ATGAACTTAAAGGATATCGCAGACCGTTTTAATTCTAAAAAGTTTTTTAAACGTAAATTGGTTGTCTTTCTTATAGTTTGTTTTCTCGTTATGTTTGTAAGTTACTTAAGGACAGTTTTTGTGGTACCTGGAGAAGTAACTCTTCTCGAGGGAGAAGAATATGTATATGACTTTAAAAGCCCCTTTTTAGTAAGTGTGAAGGCGGATAAGCTAGGTGTTGTCAAACTGAATAACGGAGAAGTAGGAAAAAGCGGCAGTTACTTCAGACTGTCCAATCCTTTAATGCTGAAGCCGCAAAAAAATGGGACTGTAAGTCTGAGTATGAGAGTTTTCGGACTTATTCCCCTAAGAACTATAAAGGTGGATGTAGTACCGAATAAGAGGATTGTTGCTTGTGGAAATACTGTAGGAGTGAAACTAAAAATAAACGGTATTCTTGTAATAGGTATTTCAGATGTTGAGACAGAGGATGGAAAAAGGGTGCTGCCGGTGAGACAGAGCGGAATAAAAACCGGAGACCTGATTACAGCTGTAAATGATGCCAATGTAACATGCATAGATGATTTGGTTAGGGAAATAGATAAAAGCCAGGGCAATAAGGTAAAGGTGAAATTTAGAAGAGGAGATATTTATGAAGATGTGTTAATCACCCCTGTCAAATCCGTTGATGATAAAAAATACCATATTGGTCTGTGGGTAAGGGAAAGTACGGCAGGGATCGGGACTCTAACATTTTATGACCCGGAAACAAACTCTTTTGGTGCCCTTGGGCATGGAATAACGGATATAGATACCGGCACTCTTATGCCGATAAGGTCTGGAGAAATCCTGGAATCAAGGATTTTGGCGGTTAGGAAAGGAAAATCCGGAAACCCCGGGGAATTGCGTGGAGTTTTTATAGAAGACAAAAACACTCTTGGAGTAATTAATGACAACAGTGAGTATGGAATCTATGGCAAGTTCAATGAGGAATCCCTGGACAGGATAAGCCGCAGACTCTATCCTATAGGCATTAGATCGCAGATAAGGGAAGGTCCCGCAATGATTTTTTCTAATATAAGCGGTAAAAAGGTTGATGAATACAGCATAGAAATTCTGAAGGTTTCAAGGCAGAATTCCGAAGGCTCCAAGGGTATGATAATAAAAGTAACAGACAAGAGACTTATTGATGCTACGGGAGGCATAGTTCAAGGGATGTCGGGAAGTCCGATAATTCAGGACGGAAAAATAGTGGGTGCTGTGACACATGTCCTGGTTAATGACCCAACAAGAGGGTACGGAATTTTCATTGAAAGAATGATAAAAAACATACAAATTCAACAGAGTGGGGAAATAAAAAGAGTAAGTTAA
- a CDS encoding methionine gamma-lyase family protein: MNFRLQNYLKNEFGISESIVNISSQVEKEIEEVIREIDFVKGINQVKVIKAMQNNSLSDSHFSGTTGYGYDDRGRDVLDAVFADVFKAEDAMVRHQIVSGTQALAICMYGNLRPGEELLSITGKPYDTLEEVIGIRGEGAGSLKEFGIFYNQVELLADGSLDYKAIKEAINERTKLILIQRSRGYGWRPSLVISEIARAIEFVKSIKNDVIVLVDNCYGEFSEDMEPTEVGADLIAGSLIKNAGGGLAPTGGYVAGRESCVRKAAYRLTTPGLGKKVGSTLGHNRLLFQGLFMAPHVVAESMKGAVFCAALMAKVGYETSPAYTDKRGDIIQAIKFNNPDSLIAFCQGIQKGSPVDAYVTPQPWDMPGYDCPVIMAAGAFVQGSSIELSADAPIKPPYIAYMQGGLVYEHVRLGVMIALQMMNDKGIIKF; the protein is encoded by the coding sequence ATGAATTTTAGGCTGCAGAATTACCTTAAGAACGAATTTGGAATATCTGAAAGCATTGTAAATATTTCTAGTCAGGTGGAAAAAGAAATAGAAGAAGTTATTAGAGAAATAGATTTTGTAAAGGGAATAAACCAGGTAAAAGTAATCAAAGCGATGCAGAATAACTCTTTGAGCGATTCTCATTTCTCCGGAACCACCGGCTATGGATATGATGACAGAGGAAGGGACGTACTTGATGCTGTTTTTGCAGATGTTTTTAAAGCAGAAGATGCAATGGTAAGACACCAGATAGTTTCGGGCACACAGGCATTAGCAATATGTATGTATGGAAATCTAAGGCCTGGTGAAGAGCTTTTGTCCATTACCGGAAAACCCTATGATACACTGGAAGAAGTAATCGGCATAAGGGGTGAGGGAGCAGGCTCACTTAAGGAATTCGGAATATTTTATAACCAGGTTGAGCTGCTTGCGGATGGAAGTCTGGACTACAAAGCAATAAAAGAAGCTATAAATGAAAGAACTAAGCTTATTCTTATACAACGTTCAAGAGGCTATGGATGGAGACCTTCACTGGTAATTTCAGAAATTGCCAGGGCAATAGAGTTTGTAAAAAGTATAAAAAATGATGTTATAGTATTGGTTGACAACTGTTACGGCGAGTTTTCCGAGGACATGGAACCTACGGAGGTAGGAGCTGATTTGATTGCAGGCTCGCTGATTAAGAATGCCGGAGGAGGGTTGGCTCCGACAGGCGGCTATGTTGCGGGAAGAGAGAGCTGTGTAAGAAAAGCCGCATACAGGCTCACTACACCCGGCTTGGGAAAAAAAGTAGGGTCTACTTTGGGACATAACAGACTTCTTTTCCAGGGACTGTTTATGGCACCACATGTAGTTGCCGAGAGTATGAAAGGTGCTGTTTTTTGTGCAGCATTAATGGCAAAGGTTGGTTATGAAACATCTCCGGCATATACAGACAAGAGGGGAGACATTATACAGGCAATCAAATTTAATAATCCTGATAGCTTAATTGCATTTTGTCAGGGTATTCAGAAAGGTTCGCCGGTAGATGCATATGTAACACCTCAGCCGTGGGATATGCCGGGCTATGATTGCCCTGTAATAATGGCGGCAGGCGCTTTTGTACAAGGTTCATCAATTGAGCTGAGTGCTGATGCTCCTATTAAGCCTCCTTATATAGCTTATATGCAGGGTGGTCTTGTTTATGAACATGTAAGGTTAGGAGTAATGATCGCTTTACAGATGATGAATGATAAGGGAATAATAAAGTTTTAA
- a CDS encoding NAD(+)/NADH kinase, translated as MKSIGVVTNREKDQNLKYTKILVESILEMGGNIKIVSDIAEELGINGGYADETEALYASDIVVCLGGDGTFLKAARKIYDRNIPMLGINLGNLGFLTEVEKSEIRLAVENIMQDKYEIEERMMLEATISDGTKFIARDYALNDVVIARGVLARILHLKTYVNNAFVDTFPGDGLIISSPTGSTAYSLAAGGPIVEPDVEMIIVNPICPHILYTRSYVTTGSGVVKVVVNEDYCHEAAVTVDGQKGYEIRGSYVIEIKKAPYTIKLISVKSRNFFHVLRTKIFDRGESLRKDEV; from the coding sequence ATGAAATCAATTGGTGTAGTTACTAACAGGGAAAAGGATCAGAATTTGAAATATACAAAAATACTCGTTGAAAGCATACTTGAGATGGGAGGCAATATCAAGATAGTATCGGATATTGCAGAAGAGCTTGGAATAAATGGCGGATATGCTGATGAAACTGAAGCATTGTATGCTTCGGATATAGTTGTATGCCTCGGTGGAGACGGCACTTTTTTAAAGGCAGCAAGAAAGATTTATGATAGAAATATTCCTATGCTGGGCATTAATCTTGGTAATTTGGGATTTTTGACTGAAGTTGAAAAAAGTGAAATCCGACTGGCAGTAGAAAATATAATGCAGGATAAATATGAAATAGAAGAAAGAATGATGCTTGAAGCAACAATATCCGATGGTACAAAGTTTATAGCCAGGGATTATGCACTGAATGACGTGGTAATAGCAAGAGGGGTTTTGGCCAGGATACTACACTTGAAAACATATGTCAATAATGCTTTTGTAGACACTTTTCCGGGTGACGGACTAATTATTTCCAGCCCTACAGGTTCTACTGCCTATTCGCTGGCAGCAGGAGGACCTATTGTAGAGCCTGATGTTGAAATGATAATAGTAAATCCCATATGTCCTCATATTTTATATACAAGATCTTATGTGACTACGGGCAGTGGTGTTGTTAAAGTGGTCGTCAATGAAGACTACTGCCATGAAGCTGCCGTAACAGTAGATGGACAAAAGGGTTATGAGATAAGAGGCAGTTATGTTATTGAGATCAAAAAAGCTCCATATACAATAAAACTGATCAGTGTAAAATCAAGGAATTTCTTTCATGTATTACGGACAAAAATATTTGATAGGGGAGAGAGTTTAAGAAAAGATGAAGTATAG